A region of the Vanrija pseudolonga chromosome 2, complete sequence genome:
GCGTCAACAACACTTCCACTCAACTGCATACATCACGGCCATGCCAGTTGCTacgaagcgcgcgcgcaccttcacgaccaccgacgacgagcgcacgcTCAAAAAGGCCACGGCGTTCGTGCACAAGGCTGACATCAAGTCGCTGGCAAagctgctcgccggcgcggcagaGCGGCACCCGGACGTCGCGCAGGAGATCGTAGACCACGCCGAGGTGAAGAAGCAACTTGCGGCGATTGAAGCCAGATACCAGAAGAAATATGATATCATGCTGATTAACGCGTGAGCCATGCCGCGGACCGTGTCGCCCCACTCTGGCTAACACCCACGGCAGCCGCTTCGGGAAGTgccgcgacctgctcgaacgcacgcgcgcgcaccgggTCTTGGCCGCCCGATTCGTACCCCGCTCATATGTCAAGAGAATACGGGGTGGCGGGCTTCGCGTCGCGAGAAATCGACGACCAGTTGCGCGAGATCaaggctggcgcgcgcgcggacaCCCCGtacgaggtcaaggccgccatCGTGGACGCCATGATCCGCATCTTCGACTGCGTCCTCTCTCTCGGAGGCCAAATCGGGGCGGAGATGCgcgccaaggacggcgctggcgtgcggccggcgccgttgACGCTGTTCTACGGCGAGATGCTCGtgggcgcgctgctcgtcctccgcctGCCCGAGTTTGAGCGCCTCCGGGTGTCCGGGTGGGCTGGCAGGCTGGAAGAGGTAGCTGCCAAGGCGGACACGCACGGGATCATCCCCGAGCTCCAGTACGTCGTCGCTCTTGTGCGCGGGCAAGTCGAGTTCCCCGAGGTTCGACGGAGAAGACGGACATTGTTAAGCGTTTCCTTGCGGAGCGGGATGCCGAGCACGCGTGACTGATGAAGGCCGGTTTGTGCATGTACAGTATTCTGAGATGTATTGAGATCATTGCTCCTACGGCGGGGTCGTGTTCGTTGTTGACATGTGTTCCTGAAGGCGGCAtgacgcgccgacgcgactgaCCTTGGCATCAACCCTGAGACCAATGTTGCCTCCTCACCATCCTCGACCAACCAACCATGTCCTCCGTCCCAGCCAAGCGCGCACGCACCTCACAagcaagcgacgacgacgccgcggtaACAGATCTACAACAAcgcacgcgcaccgcgctcgacgcgctgctaaaggacgcggcgcccgccgagctgcgcagcctgctcctcgacgcggcggtcgcgcacCCGGACGTAGGCGAGCGGATAACGGCGCacgtcgaggcgcggcggcgagcagcagccgccaaggccgaggcacagcggcgcgcggccgccgcgcgcgtcgacgacttTAGCCAGTACGCTTGGCCGCCCCGAACCCACTGACGCGCCCAGCTACGTCGTGGCCGCGGACAAGGGGCtcaacggcaagggcaaccgctccgcctcggcgctcgcgcgcgacatCGAGCGCGGGCTAGACAACatggtggcgcgcgcgcgcgggcgcaaGCTACGGCACGAAGCTGAGGGCGCTCGAGGCGATGGGGGACATCTTCGTGCTTGCggtcgaggcgagggcgggcggcgggcgcatGGGGCGGAACATCCGCCAGATTGTCGACGACTATAACTGGGGCGAGAGGATGCTCTCTTTGCTCGGGACGTTCTCGGACGAAGACTGGCAACTgctggccgaggaggatTACGACGCAGTCATTGCGCACTTGGAGTTGTGTGCCCGCCGGACAGGCGACTACTGCGCTCTGGAGGAGGTGGGAGAGGCTGTGCGGGTTATTTGTGAGAAGCTCGGGTtggaggatgacgaggacgaggacgacgaggacgacgacgacgacggggtggaGGACCTGGATTAGACGGGTGCGAGGGTACTCTACTCCCCGGCACATGTATGCATTGTAGCACAACGCGCGTGCTGCAGGACACTGGTGTCGCCCAAGGCttcgtcgaggttgacattcccccgcgacgcgacgcgtcaCGAGCCAGACGTCATGAAATCACTCGCGCTCACCGCGCGCCCTTGACACTGCCCATCTCACCACCATAGCCAACCACGCCGCCATGCCAACCGTTCCAgcgaagcgcgcgcgcacctcACAGCCCGAGGGCCCCACATCGAGCCCCAGTACcgtcgcgagcacctcgacacAGGCGAAAGCAAGCAAGCGAAAGGCGATCGCCGCGCAgctggacgacgcgccgcgcgccgacgtgctcaacctcctgctcgacgaggcgctcgctgaccccgccgTGCAGGGCAGGATCAACGACTACGCCGAGGCGaagcggcgggcggccgcggcgcgcgttgAGGACTTTGACCAGTGCGTTGGGCGTGTCGCCCCTCACCCCACTGACGCGTGTGCGAAGCTACTCCAAGTCGGCGTGGAGGGACATCAACGTGACGTACAAGCGACTGCGGTGCTCCGAGCAATACAACAAGGCGTTCGCCGTTGCCCATTCCATCGAACGCAGCCTGGACGACATGGTGCGCCGGTCGCGCGGGGCAAGCTACGGCACGAAACTGTCGGCAGTCGAGACGATGCGCAAGATCTTCAAGTCGGTGTGTCTCAGCGCTGGGGGGGAGATTCCGAAGGGCGTGCACCGGGCCGCCCTTGACGGCATGTGGGAGAACAAGATGCTCGCTGTGCTCCGTACTTTCTCGGAGGACGAGTGGCAGCGCTTGAGGCAGCATGAGGACGGGGGATGGGTCGACAAGCGTGGCGAGCTGTGCGGTATCTGTCATCGCGCCGAGGTGTTGGAAGGGATCGATGACGCGTATATCTTCGTGCGGGAGAAGACTGGGCTCGAGGCAGACGATCTTGAGGCGGATGAGGAGTGGGAGAAGGAGTGGGAGAGGCGGTTACGTGAGGGAGAGGCCCTCGAATGATGGCTCATACTCAGCTATACTCAGATGTACCATAGATTCAATTATGACCCATCTGCAGAGCCCGTTTACGTGCAACAGCAACGTCAACCTCGGGCGTCTACGAAATGTCGAAGTCAGCCCTAGCACACCCCATCCACGTCCAGCAACGCCAACACCCCGGCTCTTTTGCAAGCAATACATTGACATGGCGTCTATACCGGACGGAGCGAGACTGCGATACGGGCGAGCGGAGAGATCGAGACATGAGACGGGAGGCGAGAGACTGACGGGCGAGCGGAACGAACGGAACGCGagaggcaggcagggcagggcgcgccgggcgctTACACCAAGCCGTCGTAGAGCGACAGcgcctggggtgtgagcgcggGGCGAGTGGCGGGGTAGTGGGCGCGTCTGGCAGAACCTGCAGTTGCCtttgcgcgcctcgcctttggctcggcgacgccacTCACCTGGACAATCGTCGGGTCGTGCTTCGACCCCTCCTTGAACTCGTCGTACGTGAGCTGGTGGTCGTGGTTGAGGTCCATAGCCGCAAAGATCTTGTCGACGCGCTTCTCGGGCGTGTCCTCATCCTCGGGGAGGCGCACCATCTGCCCCGTCATCTTGTAGATTGACCTGACGATTTGGAGCATCTCGTCGTACGTGATGAAGCCGTCGCCGTTGATGTCGTAGAGTTGGAACGCCCCTGGGTGTGAGATATGCTCCAAGCCGGGGACTTACACTTCAGcttctcgtcgaggcggccgcgcgacgtGACCGAGAGAGCGACGATGAACTCCTGCGCGGGTGAGCCACTCTCTCATTTGAGCACCCACCTTGAACTCGATCGTGCCGCTCTTATCTTCGTCGAATACCTGAGCGCGGATTAGCATTCGCCGATTGCTGACGCACGCCCAACACCCACATTAAACACATATTCTGCAAACTGGCTCGGGTCGCCAAAGGGGAAGAACTGGCGGTAGATCTTCTTGAACTCTGTGTGGGTGGTCAATTTCGGTCGGTGCCTACTGCGCATGCCAGCGCCACAC
Encoded here:
- the ncs1 gene encoding Calcium-binding protein NCS-1; the protein is MGKNQSKLSADELADLQKNTYFDKKYKGFLKDCPSGQLNKEEFKKIYRQFFPFGDPSQFAEYVFNVFDEDKSGTIEFKEFIVALSVTSRGRLDEKLKWAFQLYDINGDGFITYDEMLQIVRSIYKMTGQMVRLPEDEDTPEKRVDKIFAAMDLNHDHQLTYDEFKEGSKHDPTIVQALSLYDGLV